From the Polaribacter gangjinensis genome, the window TTGCACAACTTGCTTGACATCCGAAAAAATGCCATTGCGGCTTTTTCTACGGACAATATCAAAACTGGCGAACCATACTCGGTCTTAGAAGATGTTTTTGTGCCTTTGTACTTTTTACACCGCTACCAAACCGAAGCAACTACCAAAATTATTGGTGGTTTAGACTATACCTATGCCGTAAAAGGAGGGAAGGAAACCATTGTACAACTCATTGCAGGCAAAGAAGAGCGCAAGGCATTGCAAGCCATTTTAAAAACCTTATTGGTAGAGGAAATTGCCATTCCGAAAGAAAAATTGGCGCTTTTTCCACCAAGAGCTTACGGATATGACCGTAGCAGAGAATCGTTCAATAGCAAATTGGGCGTGGCTTTTGATCCGTTTTCGGCAGTAGAAACTTCTGCAGAAATGACCTTAGAAATGCTGTTGCATCCACAAAGACTTTCGAGATTGATTGCCCATAAAAGTTTGGATGCATCCCAATTAGGCTTGGAAGAACTGTTGGATGCATTGATGGCAAACACCTTTAAAAAGACGCACAAAGACACTTATTACCAAGAATTGCAAAATATCATCAACCTTGAATTGTTAGAGCAAATGCTATATTTGTCGGCCAATAAAAATCAATATCCGCAAGTCAATGCCATTGTAGCTGCCAAATTGGAAGAAATCAAACAATTGTTACTAAATTCCTCAGCCAAAGGAGCACAAAAAATGGTGGAAACTTCCTTTGTAAAAATGATGAACGATTTTGAGAAAAACCCTACTGGGTTTAAAAAATCAGAAGCGCCAAAAATTCCAGATGGTTCACCAATAGGCACCACTCATTAAAAAAGACAACAAATGATCATTGATTTAATTTCAGATACGGTAACCAAACCCACACCAGGCATGTTGCAAGCCATGATGCACGCACAAGTTGGAGATGATGTTTTTAGAATGGACCCAACTGTCAATGCCCTGCAAGAAAAAGTAGCAGCACTATTCGGCATGGAAGATGCTTTATTTTTCCCCTCAGGAACGATGGCTAATCAGGCTGCCATAAAAATACATACCCAACCTGGAGATTTATTGTTTTGCGATAAGTATGCCCATGTGTACAATTACGAAAGTGGAGGAGCTGCTTTTCACTCGGGCGTAACTTGTAAATTGATAGACGGTTCAAGAGGCATGTTTACTGCAGCCCAATTGGCAGAAGTAACTTCGGGCAACCCAGAAATATACTTGCCCTTTGCCAAATTGGTATGCATTGAAAACACCACCAACAAAGGAGGAGGTGCTTGTTGGGATTTTAGGGAACTTGAAAAAATTCAGCAAATCACCAAAGACCGCAACTTGTCGTTTCATTTGGATGGTGCACGATTGTTCAATGCTTTGGTTGCTAAAAACGAAACCCCGCAACAATATGGGCAACTGTTTGATACCATTTCTATTTGCTTTTCTAAAGGATTGGGAGCACCTATAGGCTCGATGTTGTTGGGATCAAAAGAACACATTCACAAAGCTTTGCGCATCCGAAAATTGTATGGAGGAGGTATGAGACAAGTAGGGTTTTTAGCAGCAGCCTGTGATTATGCGTTAGACCATCATGTGGAAAGATTGGCAGCAGATCATCAAAAAGCCAAAGAAATTGGGGCCGTTTTAGAAACGGTTTCGTGCGTAACCAAGGTAGAACCCATTGAAACTAATATCGTGATTTTTTATGTGGATAAAAGTATGGGTGATGCTAATTTTATCCAACAAATGAAAGATCAAAACATCTTGCTAACCCCCATGGGAGATGGAAAAATACGCATTGTAACGCACTTAGATTACACTGATGAAATGCATGCTGTTTTATTGAATGCGTTGCAGAAATTTTAGTAAGATTGAAGATTTTTTGTCTTTAATATAAATTTTGTGTAAAAACTATGACACAAAATTCATAAAGAAGCACAAAGTTTCACTAAGAAAATCTAAAATATATGATTACACTTTAAACGTTTTGGTCAATAGTTTTTTATACGACATTAAATTCCGACTCGTTCATTTCCACACTAAAGCGAACATTTGCTTTTAATGCTTGGAATACTTTTAAAAT encodes:
- a CDS encoding threonine aldolase family protein codes for the protein MIIDLISDTVTKPTPGMLQAMMHAQVGDDVFRMDPTVNALQEKVAALFGMEDALFFPSGTMANQAAIKIHTQPGDLLFCDKYAHVYNYESGGAAFHSGVTCKLIDGSRGMFTAAQLAEVTSGNPEIYLPFAKLVCIENTTNKGGGACWDFRELEKIQQITKDRNLSFHLDGARLFNALVAKNETPQQYGQLFDTISICFSKGLGAPIGSMLLGSKEHIHKALRIRKLYGGGMRQVGFLAAACDYALDHHVERLAADHQKAKEIGAVLETVSCVTKVEPIETNIVIFYVDKSMGDANFIQQMKDQNILLTPMGDGKIRIVTHLDYTDEMHAVLLNALQKF